A segment of the Leptotrichia sp. oral taxon 215 str. W9775 genome:
GACGGGACAAAATATATTTTTGTCACAGGAGGTGTAGTTTCTTCGTTAGGAAAAGGAATAGTGGCATCTTCATTAGGAAGACTTTTAAAAGAAAGAGGATACAAGGTAACTATACAGAAATTTGATCCATACATAAATGTCGATCCTGGAACAATGAGCCCTTACCAGCATGGAGAAGTATTTGTAACTGAAGATGGTGCTGAAACAGATTTGGATTTAGGCCATTATGAAAGATTTATAAATGAAGATCTTACTAGATATAATAACCTTACTACTGGAAAAATTATGTCAAAAATAATTTCTAAAGAAAGAAAAGGTGAATTTTTAGGTGGAACAGTTCAGACTGTACCTCACGTAACAGATGAAATTAAGTATAATATTATGAAAGCTGCGGAAGAAAGCCAGTCTGACATAGTTATCACAGAAATAGGAGGAACAATAGGGGATATAGAAAGCGATCCTTTTATAGAAGCAATAAGACAGCTTAAAAGGGAAGTAGGAAGAGAAAATATAGCCTATATTCACGTAACTTTATTACCTTATCTGAAAGCTGCAGGAGAATTAAAGACAAAACCTACACAGCACAGTGTTAAAATGCTTCAGGGACTTGGAATTTCTCCAGATGTGATTATAGTAAGAAGTGAGCATCCTGTAGATCAGAATATTAAAAAGAAAATATCGATATTCTGTGATATAGATGAAGAAGCTGTAATAGAATCCCTTGATGCAGAAACTCTGTATGAAATACCTTTAACAATGGAAAGACTTGGACTTGCAGATGTAATTTGTAAACATTTTAAAATAGAAAATAAAAAACCTGCTCTTATTGAATGGAATAAAATGGTGGAAAAATTTAAACACCCTAAAAAGCTTATAAAAGTAGCAGTAGTAGGAAAATATGTAGAATTGAAGGACGCTTATATAAGTATAACAGAATCAATTGAACATGCCGGATTTAATCTTGATACAAAGGTTGAAATTGATTATCTGAAGGCTGGAGAATTTGAAATAGAAAAACTTGCAA
Coding sequences within it:
- a CDS encoding CTP synthase codes for the protein MRTKIDGTKYIFVTGGVVSSLGKGIVASSLGRLLKERGYKVTIQKFDPYINVDPGTMSPYQHGEVFVTEDGAETDLDLGHYERFINEDLTRYNNLTTGKIMSKIISKERKGEFLGGTVQTVPHVTDEIKYNIMKAAEESQSDIVITEIGGTIGDIESDPFIEAIRQLKREVGRENIAYIHVTLLPYLKAAGELKTKPTQHSVKMLQGLGISPDVIIVRSEHPVDQNIKKKISIFCDIDEEAVIESLDAETLYEIPLTMERLGLADVICKHFKIENKKPALIEWNKMVEKFKHPKKLIKVAVVGKYVELKDAYISITESIEHAGFNLDTKVEIDYLKAGEFEIEKLANYDGILVPGGFGDRGIEGKIDAIEFARKNKIPFFGICLGMQMACVEFARNVLGYEGATSTEFDSDTKYPIISLMEEQEGLEYLGGTMRLGSYPCILKDDSHAARVYGKTSINERHRHRYEFNNKYKEEFEKAGMDIVGLSPDGNYVEVVEIKDHPYFIACQYHPEFKSRPIKPHPLFTGWVKAALKKRKEK